TCGGTAGCTAAAGACCGGAGTAAAGCTTTACGCTGGTCTGCTGGCTTGCTTAATTTAGGAACTTTACAACGGTGACGCATAACGCAAGTTAGTGGTGATGAAAAACTTGATCGACAAGTATTGGGGACATTTGTTTGGGGACTAGACTAAGCTTTAGCTGACTTTTCGTTAGGTAAAGTAATTCCTAAGTTCCGTTGCAAAGCTTCTACTACTTCCTCAGCCGACTTTTGACCAAAGTTTTTGATCTCTAGTAGCTCTTCGTAAGTATACTCCAGTAAGTCGGCGACTGAATTGATTTGAGCGCGCTTCAAACAGTTATAAGCCCGCACCGATAGCTGCAACTCTTCGATGGGGATTTGGTTTTTGGCATCTGGTGTGTCTGAAGGGCTTTGATCTGGAGGAGCCAAGTCCATGTTTTTCAAGGGACTGAACAAATCTAGGAGAATCACCGCAGCTTTACTTAAAGCTTCTTGGGGGGTCAGACTCCCATTAGTCCAAATCTCCAAGATTAAGCGGTCTTTTTCCAGCGATCCATCTACCCGCATATCTTCTACCGTACAATTGACTTTCTGTACTGGCATAAATACAGCGTCTATTTGCAAATAGTCGATCGCAGCGCCTTCTTCTCTCAGTTTATCTATAGCCTTATAGCCTTTGCCAGTTTCAATCCGAAACTCCATTTCCAAGTCTGCACCTTCAGACAAGGTGGCCACATACTGATTGGGGTTGACCACTTCATATTCTGAAGATAACTTGAAGTTGGCTGCTGTTACTCTGCCAGGACCTTGAGCCGTCAATCTACCAGTTTGGGGCTGGTGAGTGTAACTCTTGAGGACTATTTCTTTCATGTTCAAGAGGATTTCCAGCACATCTTCTCGAACTCCTGGAATAGTAGCAAATTCGTGATTGACACCTGCAATCCTTACTGCTGTAACTGCTGCTCCTTCTAGGTTAGACAGCAACACCCGCCTTAAAGCGTTACCAATAGTAGTTCCTTGCCCTCTTTCTAGAGGTTCTAAGACAAATTTGCTATACTGACCGTAATTAGTTTCTGTCTTTGACTCTATACACTCAATTTGAAACTGGGTCACAGAGCGACCTCCATTGCTTACCCATCCAGTGAAAAATTAACCCTAAAACATACGGATGCTGTTTCCACAGTCTGTTGACCGATGGATTCTCCAACACCATAAGTTTAACTATTGATATCTGTCTCTACGCTCTAAACGCGACGGCGTTTGGGAGGTCTACACCCGTTATGAGGAATGGGGGTAATATCGCGGATTAGCGTAATTTCCAAACCAGATCCTTGTAAAGCGCGAATAGCTGTTTCTCTACCGGCTCCAGGCCCGCTTACCATCACTTGAACTTGTCTCATTCCCTGTTCTGTCGCCCGACGACCAGCACTTTCTGCTGCTGTCTGGGCGGCGAATGGGGTGCCTTTTTTTGCTCCTTTAAAACCGCTAGAACCGCTCGAAGCCCAAGAAATAACTTCTCCTTTAGGATCGGCGATCGTAACGATTGTGTTATTGAAAGTAGATTGAATGTACGCCAGTCCCGTGGGAACGTTGCGTTTCTGTTTTTTGGGACCTGTTTTTTTGGTAGGTTGTCGAGCCATGAGGAATTATGAGAAAATAATTGATAACTAGAGAGTTTATGGAGTTGACAGAGGAGAAACCTCCTATTTCTTTGCTGCTGGTTTTTTCTTACCAGCTACAGTTACCCGTCTACCTCGGCGAGTTCTAGCATTGGTTCGAGTTCTTTGTCCTCGAACGGGTAACCCTTGACGATGACGACGACCCCTATAGCTACCAATATCAATTAGACGTTTGATATTCATTCCTTCCCAACGTCTCAAATCACCTTCGACTTGATAGTTGGTTTCGATAGATTCTCTGAGGCTAGCTACTTCTGCATCAGATAAATCTTTAACCCTAATATCAGGATTAACTCCCGTATTTGCCAAGATCTCTTGAGAACGAGATAAGCCAATACCGTATATATATGTCAGACCAATTTCCACTCGTTTATCACGAGGTAGGTCTACCCCAGCAATCCGTGCCACGCTGAATTTCTCCCTAGGTTGCGAGTAACTGTCTGGAAAAATAAGTTAGTTTAGATAAAGCTAGTTTACCCTTGTCTTTGCTTATGTTTTGGGTTGGAACAAATTACCATGACCCGACCACGACGCCGAATTACGCGGCATTTTTCACAAATTTTGCGTACGGAAGATCTAACTTTCATGCCTATTTTGGCGACACTGCAAGTTTGCTATTATAGCAAATAATAGATGCTTAAGTCAAGAAAATATTGCTAAATGTTCACTCGAGGTAGTTTTCCCCCTTACAGGTGGATCGAACCAGGAAAATATACAGTTTTTAATTAACAATCAATCTGTATCCCAGAACTAATATCGATCTCTAGCACCCGCTTATTTTTTATTCCGCAGACGGTAAGTAATTCTACCTTTGGTGAGATCGTAAGGGGTCAATTCGACTTTAACGCGATCGCCTGGGAGAATTTTGATATAGTTACGGCGAATTTTGCCAGAGATGTGAGCTAAAACGTTGTAACCATTTTCTAGACTGACGCGAAACATGGCATTAGGCAAAGATTCTGTAACTGTGCCTTCCATTTCTATGAGATCTTGCTTAGACAATTTGATTCTGCCTCTATATAGCTACATTATTCTAATTGCAACTTTCTTTCCTCGCTAGTGATGAAAAGGAGTAGACCTAAAGAATAGTAGCGGTTCTGTTTACATATTTTATCAAAACCTCAGAGCTATTAGGGGAAAAGTAAAAGATCTTGAGTTAGGTTGTCTGAAGAAAATATGTCTATTGACTAGCTAGTTTTCAAAGGGTAGGATTTAGGATTGAGATTGGGTCATTAGATCTTTAAGAGCGGCTGTAATTTCGGAGATGGGGCGATCGCCATCTACGGAGACTAAAGAGTCTCGTTGGCTATAGAAATCGATCAAAGGTGTTGTTTGCTCCCGATAAACTTCTAAACGACGACGGATCGTCTCTTCATTATCATCTGCTCGTCCGCGTCCTAACATTCGCGATACTAACACCTCATCAGGGACATCCAAATTGACAGCGCAATTATAGACTTGGTTCAGATCCTGTAATAGATCGTCCAAAAACTTAGCTTGACTGACATTACGGGGAAAGCCGTCTAGAATCCAGCCAGAGACAGTATCGGGTTGACTGAGGCGATCGCGTACCAGATCTAGAATTAAGCTATCTGGAACCAACTCGCCTCGATCCATATAAGATTTAGCTTGCTGTCCTAAAGGAGTCCCTTTAGCTGTAGCCTCTCTCAAAATATCCCCAGTTGAAATATGAGGTATTTGGCAGCTTTCGGCTAATATTTTCGCCTGAGTCCCTTTGCCTGCCCCTGGAGGTCCCAAAAATAATAACTTTGTCACAGCTTTTTATTCCTTGATGCATCCGTCACCACATATTAGTCATCAGTAATACCCTTATCCTGCGATAACTGATGACTAATGGACGTGATTTGTGACTTATTGTTTGACCATACCTTCATAACGTTGAGAAATTACGTAAGTTTGGATTTGCTTAGCGGTATCAATCGCCACCCCCACTAGAATCAGTAATGAAGTGGCTCCAAAACCTTGAAAAGCCGTAATTCCCAAACTACTTTCTACTGCTGTAGGCACCAAAGTCACTAGACCCAAAAACATAGCTCCCAAAAACGTCAACCGATTCATCACCCGTTCGATGTATTCACTAGTAGTTCGTCCAGGTCTAATTCCAGGGATACTTGCCCCCATTTTCTTGAGATTTTGAGACAAATCTACTGGGTTGATGATTAGTGAAGCATAGAAGTAGCTGAAGAAAATAATCGTAGTCACGTAAAATATTACGTACACCCAAGGTTGAGGGTTACCTACTCCAGGGCTGAGATAGCGAGATGCCTCCCCTAAAACCACGCTAGCTTTAGCCAAGAAAGAATCGGGGTCGTTTCTAGTAAAATTGGCGGCGAATTGACTCAAAGAATAGGGTAAAACCAAGACTGCGGAAGCAAAAATGATCGGCATGACACCGCCCTGGTTCAGACGTAGGGGTAAGTAATTACTGCGTTCGCGATATAACCGTCGCCCTACCTGTCGTCTAGCAGAGATAATGGGGATTCGGCGACTGCCTTCTTGAACGAAGACAATTCCCACGATCATGGCTAAAAACACTAATAGTAAGAGAATAACTTTCCCCACAATCTCGTTATCTCCACTACCAGCTTGTTCTAAAACTTGTCCAAAAGAACTTGGCAAGGTCGAGACAATACTCAAAAATATGAGTAAAGAAGCTCCATTCCCGACTCCACGCTCAGTAATTACTTCAGACACCCACATGACGAACATGGAACCTGCGGTCAGAACCAAAGCAGTTATTGGTATGAACCAAGGTCCAGCATCAGCAGTTGCATAACGCTGCAAGAGACTAAACGTAATCCCAATACTTTGAATAATTGCCCAACCTAAAGTAACATAGCGGGTAATTTGAGAAATCTTCCGCCTTCCTGCTTCACCTTCATTTTTCTGAAGATTTTCTAAAGCTGGAAGAGCAGTGGTCAGGATTTGGATAATAATTGAGGCATTAATATAGGGCAAAATCCCCAGCGCGAATAAACCAACTATGGCACGCTCTTGTTCACCCTGACCAATGAACACGACACCCCTAGTAAAAAAGCTGGCAAACTGTAAAAGTGTATTTCCTTTGAGGTCTGCTAGAGCTTGACCAGTAATTAAAATATTAGGAATAGGGATGTAGGTGCCGAGAGTCACTAAAATTAGTAACCCCAAAGTAACTAACAGGCGACCGCGCAAGCCAGCCGCCTGTGCCATTTGCATGAAAGTTTCTTGCGCTGTCGGGGCTTTATCTCTACTTATGTCCATGAAAGATTACCTCCCCTAGGAAGAAATTTAGATAATTTCACAGCTGCCGCCAGCAGCTTCAATTTTTTGGCGAGCGCCCGTGGTAAAAGCTGCGGCTTTAATGTTTAAGGCTACATTTAACTCTCCATTGCCCAAAATCTTTAAAGGACCGCGATTACCGTTGAGAATCTTGGCTTCTTTTAAAGAGGCTAGACTGACTTCAGTGTTCGCTGGGAGAGAGGCTAAATCACCTACATTAATCGTAATGTATTCTTTCCGATTAATTACTGTAAAGTGCTTGAGTTTGGGCAAGCGGCGATATAAAGGCATTTGTCCGCCTTCAAACCCAGGTCTAGTACCGCTACCAGATCTAGACTTTTGACCGCGCATCCCCAAACCACAGCTAGCGCCTTGACCTGCGGCGATACCTCTACCAACGCGGCGGGGACGTTTTTTAGAACCTGCCTTGGGTCCTACGTCTTCAAATCTCATGTTTTGCTCCTTGAGTAAATCGGGACATTATTCCGAACTCCTAACTCACCTTGATTTAGGCGTAGAGATTTTCTACAGGTATGCCTCTTTCTTCTGCCACATCTTTAAAGGTGCGGAGGGTAGATAGGGCATCTATAGCGGCTCTAGCGTTATTAAGGGGGTTATTAGAACCTAATTGTTTTGCCAAGATGTTTTTGATCCCAGCCAATTCCAAGACTGTCCGTACTGCTCCTCCAGCAATTACCCCAGTTCCTGGTGCAGCAGGTCGCATCATGACTTTGGCACCTCCGCCTTCGCCATTAATAGGAT
The DNA window shown above is from Merismopedia glauca CCAP 1448/3 and carries:
- the infA gene encoding translation initiation factor IF-1; amino-acid sequence: MSKQDLIEMEGTVTESLPNAMFRVSLENGYNVLAHISGKIRRNYIKILPGDRVKVELTPYDLTKGRITYRLRNKK
- the secY gene encoding preprotein translocase subunit SecY, with amino-acid sequence MDISRDKAPTAQETFMQMAQAAGLRGRLLVTLGLLILVTLGTYIPIPNILITGQALADLKGNTLLQFASFFTRGVVFIGQGEQERAIVGLFALGILPYINASIIIQILTTALPALENLQKNEGEAGRRKISQITRYVTLGWAIIQSIGITFSLLQRYATADAGPWFIPITALVLTAGSMFVMWVSEVITERGVGNGASLLIFLSIVSTLPSSFGQVLEQAGSGDNEIVGKVILLLLVFLAMIVGIVFVQEGSRRIPIISARRQVGRRLYRERSNYLPLRLNQGGVMPIIFASAVLVLPYSLSQFAANFTRNDPDSFLAKASVVLGEASRYLSPGVGNPQPWVYVIFYVTTIIFFSYFYASLIINPVDLSQNLKKMGASIPGIRPGRTTSEYIERVMNRLTFLGAMFLGLVTLVPTAVESSLGITAFQGFGATSLLILVGVAIDTAKQIQTYVISQRYEGMVKQ
- a CDS encoding DNA-directed RNA polymerase subunit alpha produces the protein MTQFQIECIESKTETNYGQYSKFVLEPLERGQGTTIGNALRRVLLSNLEGAAVTAVRIAGVNHEFATIPGVREDVLEILLNMKEIVLKSYTHQPQTGRLTAQGPGRVTAANFKLSSEYEVVNPNQYVATLSEGADLEMEFRIETGKGYKAIDKLREEGAAIDYLQIDAVFMPVQKVNCTVEDMRVDGSLEKDRLILEIWTNGSLTPQEALSKAAVILLDLFSPLKNMDLAPPDQSPSDTPDAKNQIPIEELQLSVRAYNCLKRAQINSVADLLEYTYEELLEIKNFGQKSAEEVVEALQRNLGITLPNEKSAKA
- the rplO gene encoding 50S ribosomal protein L15, with amino-acid sequence MRFEDVGPKAGSKKRPRRVGRGIAAGQGASCGLGMRGQKSRSGSGTRPGFEGGQMPLYRRLPKLKHFTVINRKEYITINVGDLASLPANTEVSLASLKEAKILNGNRGPLKILGNGELNVALNIKAAAFTTGARQKIEAAGGSCEII
- a CDS encoding adenylate kinase — translated: MTKLLFLGPPGAGKGTQAKILAESCQIPHISTGDILREATAKGTPLGQQAKSYMDRGELVPDSLILDLVRDRLSQPDTVSGWILDGFPRNVSQAKFLDDLLQDLNQVYNCAVNLDVPDEVLVSRMLGRGRADDNEETIRRRLEVYREQTTPLIDFYSQRDSLVSVDGDRPISEITAALKDLMTQSQS
- the rpsK gene encoding 30S ribosomal protein S11, with amino-acid sequence MARQPTKKTGPKKQKRNVPTGLAYIQSTFNNTIVTIADPKGEVISWASSGSSGFKGAKKGTPFAAQTAAESAGRRATEQGMRQVQVMVSGPGAGRETAIRALQGSGLEITLIRDITPIPHNGCRPPKRRRV
- the rpsM gene encoding 30S ribosomal protein S13 → MARIAGVDLPRDKRVEIGLTYIYGIGLSRSQEILANTGVNPDIRVKDLSDAEVASLRESIETNYQVEGDLRRWEGMNIKRLIDIGSYRGRRHRQGLPVRGQRTRTNARTRRGRRVTVAGKKKPAAKK
- the rpmJ gene encoding 50S ribosomal protein L36, with amino-acid sequence MKVRSSVRKICEKCRVIRRRGRVMVICSNPKHKQRQG